A genomic stretch from Corynebacterium faecale includes:
- a CDS encoding GuaB3 family IMP dehydrogenase-related protein, with translation MRDYVEIGIGREARRTYSLDDISVVASRRTRSSKDVDTNWHIDAYKFDLPFMNHPTDALASPEFVIEMGRQGGLGVINAEGLWGRHADLDGAIAKVIAAYEGEDGRDGASDLEIIGGGDQAAATRTLQELHAAPLDTELLAERIGQVRESGEIVAVRVSPQNARELAPVVAKAGADLLVIQGTLISAEHVNTGGEPLNLKEFIGSIEIPVIAGGVYDYTTALHMMRTGAVGIIVGGGENTNDLALGMDVPMATAIADVAAARRDYLDETGGRNVHIIADGEIYNSGDVVKAIACGADAVVLGSPLARAKEAAGKGYFWPAVAAHPRFPRGIVADSGYLDDAVPSLAQILNGPSTLPWGVENFSGGLKRALAKCGFTDLKSFQKVPLHFNG, from the coding sequence ATGCGTGACTACGTAGAAATCGGCATCGGCCGCGAGGCACGACGCACTTATAGCCTGGACGATATCTCTGTCGTTGCCAGCCGCCGTACCCGTTCTTCCAAGGACGTTGACACCAACTGGCACATTGATGCCTATAAGTTTGATCTGCCCTTCATGAACCATCCCACCGACGCGCTGGCCAGCCCCGAGTTCGTCATCGAGATGGGCCGACAGGGCGGGCTCGGTGTGATCAATGCGGAAGGTCTCTGGGGCCGTCACGCTGATCTTGATGGGGCCATTGCCAAGGTCATCGCCGCCTACGAGGGCGAGGACGGCCGCGACGGTGCCTCCGACCTGGAGATCATCGGCGGTGGCGACCAGGCCGCGGCCACCCGAACCCTGCAGGAATTGCACGCCGCGCCACTGGACACGGAGCTGCTCGCCGAGCGGATCGGCCAGGTCCGTGAATCCGGTGAGATCGTCGCTGTGCGGGTCTCCCCACAGAACGCCCGCGAGTTGGCACCCGTGGTGGCCAAGGCCGGTGCGGATCTCCTGGTCATCCAGGGCACGCTCATCTCCGCGGAACACGTCAACACCGGTGGTGAGCCGCTGAACCTCAAGGAATTCATCGGTTCCATCGAGATTCCCGTCATCGCCGGCGGCGTCTATGACTACACCACCGCGCTGCACATGATGCGCACCGGTGCCGTGGGCATCATCGTCGGCGGTGGCGAGAACACCAATGACCTCGCGCTGGGCATGGATGTACCCATGGCCACCGCGATCGCCGATGTGGCCGCCGCCCGCCGCGATTACCTGGATGAAACCGGTGGCCGCAACGTGCACATCATCGCCGACGGTGAGATCTACAACTCCGGTGACGTGGTCAAGGCTATTGCCTGCGGTGCTGATGCCGTGGTGCTCGGTTCCCCCCTGGCACGCGCCAAGGAAGCTGCCGGTAAGGGATACTTCTGGCCTGCGGTTGCCGCGCACCCTCGTTTCCCCCGTGGCATCGTGGCTGATTCGGGTTACCTCGATGACGCCGTTCCATCCCTGGCGCAGATCCTCAACGGTCCCTCCACCCTTCCGTGGGGCGTGGAGAACTTCAGCGGCGGCCTCAAGCGTGCCCTGGCCAAGTGCGGGTTCACCGATCTGAAGAGCTTCCAGAAGGTGCCGCTGCACTTTAACGGCTAG
- a CDS encoding YdcF family protein, which translates to MGIRQRKRINSTGVVTATIRAALVMVVSLTMAAIMGFTAFTFWTVYPPNERSENADVVVVIAGASDGRHELGADIVRKYGIENFVVSNPAGARDKVGYSHCQGEDRPEGTRTWCMDSYPVITSGEARTFHELAEEENWDSAIMVTSRPHTRRVNYFFEQCTNLSEVKVANVRNINENTIIYQVFHEVAGFIKFWITNPCGNS; encoded by the coding sequence ATGGGGATCAGACAGCGAAAACGTATCAACAGCACCGGCGTGGTCACTGCGACCATCCGGGCGGCGCTGGTGATGGTGGTGTCGCTGACCATGGCTGCCATCATGGGTTTCACCGCTTTTACGTTCTGGACGGTTTACCCACCCAATGAGCGGTCGGAAAATGCCGATGTGGTGGTGGTTATCGCGGGCGCATCCGATGGGCGCCATGAGCTGGGTGCGGACATCGTCAGGAAATATGGAATTGAGAACTTCGTGGTGTCCAATCCCGCAGGTGCCCGGGACAAGGTGGGATACAGTCACTGCCAGGGGGAGGATCGCCCCGAGGGGACTAGGACCTGGTGCATGGATTCCTATCCTGTGATCACCTCCGGTGAGGCCAGAACCTTCCACGAGCTGGCAGAGGAGGAGAACTGGGATTCAGCGATCATGGTGACGAGCCGACCACACACCAGACGGGTGAACTACTTCTTCGAGCAGTGCACCAATCTATCTGAGGTCAAGGTGGCCAATGTTCGCAATATCAATGAGAACACCATCATCTACCAGGTGTTTCATGAAGTAGCTGGATTCATCAAATTCTGGATCACCAATCCCTGTGGCAACAGTTAA
- the guaA gene encoding glutamine-hydrolyzing GMP synthase gives MSLTPNHRPVLVVDFGAQYAQLIARRVREAGIYSEVVPHTATAQEIQEKDAVALVLSGGPSSVYSEDAPSLDPEILKLGLPVFGICYGFQAMTHALGGTVAHTGKREFGRTDLTVEGGVLHDGLELSHKVWMSHGDAVSEAPEGFTVTASSEGAPVAAFENHDLKMAGVQYHPEVLHSPHGQQVLTRFLTEIAGLEQNWTAANIAEELIEKIREQVGPEGRAICGLSGGVDSAVAAALVQRAIGDRLTCVFVDHGLLRAGEREQVEKDFVAATGAKLITVDERKAFLDKLAGVTEPEAKRKAIGAEFIRSFERAVTGVLEDAPEGSTVDFLVQGTLYPDVVESGGGSGTANIKSHHNVGGLPDDVEFELVEPLRLLFKDEVRAVGRELNLPEVIVARQPFPGPGLGIRIIGEVTEERLETLRHADLIARTELTAAGLDGIIWQCPVVLLADVRSVGVQGDGRTYGHPIVLRPVSSEDAMTADWTRLPYEVLERISTRITNEVADVNRVVLDVTSKPPGTIEWE, from the coding sequence GTGAGTCTTACACCTAATCATCGCCCCGTACTCGTCGTGGACTTCGGCGCACAGTACGCGCAGCTGATCGCACGTCGTGTGCGTGAGGCTGGAATCTACTCCGAAGTTGTCCCGCACACCGCCACCGCGCAGGAAATCCAGGAAAAGGATGCTGTTGCGCTGGTGCTGTCCGGTGGACCGTCGTCTGTGTATTCAGAAGACGCACCGTCTCTGGATCCTGAAATCCTCAAGCTGGGGCTGCCGGTATTCGGCATCTGCTACGGCTTCCAGGCCATGACCCACGCCCTCGGTGGCACTGTTGCCCACACGGGTAAGCGCGAGTTCGGTCGCACCGACCTCACCGTCGAAGGTGGCGTGCTGCATGACGGCCTCGAGTTGTCCCACAAGGTCTGGATGAGCCATGGTGACGCCGTGTCTGAGGCACCCGAGGGTTTCACCGTCACCGCATCCTCCGAAGGGGCACCGGTTGCCGCCTTCGAGAATCATGACCTGAAGATGGCCGGTGTGCAGTACCACCCTGAGGTACTGCATTCTCCGCACGGCCAGCAGGTGCTCACCCGCTTCCTCACTGAGATCGCCGGCCTGGAGCAGAACTGGACCGCTGCCAACATTGCAGAAGAGCTCATTGAGAAGATCCGCGAGCAGGTCGGCCCTGAAGGTCGCGCCATCTGTGGACTCTCCGGTGGCGTTGACTCCGCCGTGGCGGCCGCCCTGGTGCAGCGTGCCATTGGTGATCGTCTGACCTGTGTCTTTGTTGATCACGGTCTGCTGCGTGCCGGCGAGCGTGAGCAGGTGGAGAAGGACTTCGTGGCGGCCACCGGCGCGAAGCTCATCACCGTTGATGAGCGCAAGGCGTTCCTGGATAAGCTGGCTGGTGTCACTGAGCCTGAGGCCAAGCGTAAGGCCATCGGCGCGGAGTTCATCCGTTCCTTCGAGCGTGCTGTCACCGGTGTGCTTGAAGATGCCCCAGAAGGTTCCACCGTGGACTTCCTGGTCCAGGGCACCCTCTACCCGGATGTGGTTGAGTCCGGCGGCGGATCCGGTACCGCCAACATCAAGAGCCATCACAACGTGGGCGGCCTGCCTGATGATGTCGAGTTCGAACTCGTCGAACCTCTCCGCCTGCTGTTCAAGGATGAGGTCCGTGCGGTTGGTCGCGAGCTCAACCTGCCTGAGGTCATCGTCGCCCGCCAGCCATTCCCCGGCCCAGGCCTGGGCATCCGCATCATCGGTGAGGTCACCGAGGAGCGTCTGGAGACTCTCCGTCACGCCGACCTGATCGCGCGTACCGAGCTCACCGCAGCCGGCCTCGATGGCATCATCTGGCAGTGCCCGGTGGTGCTGCTCGCCGATGTCCGCTCCGTCGGTGTCCAGGGCGATGGCCGTACCTACGGTCACCCGATCGTGCTGCGTCCGGTGTCCTCCGAGGATGCCATGACCGCCGACTGGACCCGCCTGCCCTATGAGGTGCTTGAGCGCATTTCCACCCGCATCACCAATGAGGTTGCTGATGTCAACCGCGTGGTGCTGGACGTAACCTCCAAGCCACCGGGAACCATCGAGTGGGAGTAG
- a CDS encoding imm68 putative immunity domain-containing protein codes for MSNLDTVFGTSEEAQALINHVKERSGETIDVTALFAELGLDKLSGNYTDTQLDGYGDAFMVVAALATLIVDKGEVKFQVDAKENTQISTALKYFAFSPEEHTVAERFGEDELYDVADLAEELRGQLD; via the coding sequence ATGAGCAACCTGGACACGGTATTCGGTACCTCTGAGGAGGCTCAGGCGCTGATCAACCATGTGAAAGAGCGCTCCGGCGAGACGATCGATGTGACGGCTCTGTTTGCTGAGCTGGGTCTGGATAAGCTCTCTGGCAACTACACCGACACGCAGCTGGATGGATACGGTGATGCCTTCATGGTGGTGGCAGCCCTGGCCACGCTGATTGTGGACAAGGGTGAGGTGAAATTCCAGGTTGATGCCAAGGAAAACACCCAGATCAGCACCGCCCTGAAGTATTTTGCATTCTCCCCGGAGGAGCACACCGTGGCGGAACGCTTCGGCGAGGATGAGCTCTATGATGTGGCTGACCTGGCTGAGGAGCTGCGGGGGCAGTTGGATTAA
- a CDS encoding PspC domain-containing protein yields the protein MSTYEEQPRFMPFAQETPEPSPAVEVTGALSQMWHTRPVRLPSGQGGNAKVAGVCEGIGVRYQVDPILVRLAFVVFGFLGAGVAAYLLAWMLMPRYSVPVSPLEATWKPDHPQDRTHGWWLLIFFLLFSGVFTSGAMEFFGSASLLTYVLLGAMWWGLHRKQPLPPLGLLANGYDPTQDPTMTTPNHNPNIYPQPQPDLSSMDPVSGYSAPFAQQYREETPAWDPLAPTYNTWDIQHVPQPPEKKKKRVWPWVLGGFLVAGVVSSMMLGAVVYNIDTDLGDGTALGELSLTPTNGNLQDTYNSGIGELNLDLTALTPLEQEHSLQVSSGVGEVNVTLPENIPVNLTCTTGIGTAHCDVEGLNARADMDAPPLNIHINSGIGEVKVEYAD from the coding sequence ATGAGCACTTATGAGGAGCAGCCCCGGTTCATGCCGTTCGCTCAGGAAACCCCCGAACCTTCCCCTGCCGTGGAAGTCACCGGGGCTCTCAGCCAGATGTGGCACACCCGCCCTGTCCGCCTCCCCTCCGGGCAGGGCGGCAACGCCAAGGTTGCCGGTGTGTGTGAAGGAATAGGTGTCCGCTACCAGGTTGATCCCATCCTGGTCCGCCTGGCGTTTGTGGTGTTCGGTTTCCTCGGCGCCGGTGTCGCCGCCTACCTCCTGGCGTGGATGCTCATGCCCCGCTATTCCGTTCCGGTCTCACCTCTCGAGGCGACCTGGAAACCAGACCACCCACAGGACCGCACCCACGGCTGGTGGCTGCTGATCTTCTTCCTTCTCTTCTCAGGGGTCTTCACCTCCGGCGCCATGGAATTCTTCGGTTCCGCCTCCCTGCTCACCTATGTGCTCCTCGGTGCGATGTGGTGGGGACTGCACCGGAAACAACCCCTCCCACCTCTCGGATTACTTGCCAATGGTTACGACCCGACACAGGACCCCACAATGACTACTCCCAACCACAACCCCAATATCTACCCACAGCCCCAACCGGATCTGAGCAGCATGGATCCGGTCAGCGGATACAGTGCCCCCTTTGCCCAGCAGTACCGGGAGGAAACCCCCGCCTGGGATCCCCTGGCACCCACCTACAACACCTGGGATATCCAGCACGTTCCCCAACCGCCGGAGAAGAAAAAGAAGCGCGTCTGGCCCTGGGTGCTCGGCGGGTTCCTGGTGGCTGGCGTGGTGTCTTCAATGATGCTCGGAGCAGTGGTGTACAACATTGACACGGACCTGGGCGACGGGACTGCACTCGGAGAGTTGTCACTGACCCCCACCAACGGCAATCTCCAGGACACCTACAATTCCGGGATCGGTGAACTGAACCTGGATCTGACTGCCCTGACACCATTGGAGCAGGAACACAGCCTCCAGGTGTCCTCAGGGGTGGGCGAAGTCAACGTGACCCTCCCAGAAAATATCCCCGTCAACCTCACCTGCACAACCGGGATCGGCACCGCACACTGTGACGTGGAGGGCCTCAATGCTCGTGCCGATATGGATGCCCCACCGCTGAACATCCACATCAACTCAGGCATCGGCGAGGTAAAGGTTGAGTATGCAGACTAG
- a CDS encoding PspC domain-containing protein — protein sequence MSNTPAPYTPQPAGQQLEPLYPKFTRSREGRVVAGVASGLAQHLGVSLFWVRAVLIISSLLNGVGLVAYALVWIFTKIGEKKREASISTPRPARITSWSLVALAIVGAGASLTLTTGFGLATFIPIAIVGIGVLMVWIAYDRGLESNTNIAIIAAGGVLVLSAIVVVVMNWDGQANFVASLATVVLTLLGVAALGVPLWVRLWDQLGEERAQKAAADERADIASRLHDSVLQTLALIQKRAEDPGEVMRLARGQERELRQWLFDSQDKTPQTTGTVFTALERACGEVEDLYGLRIVPVTVGTDEPLTDETHAAVLAAREALVNVAKHAGVDTADVYAEIMLGELSIFVRDRGCGFDPDNIPDGHHGLAESVHGRVERAGGTVRIKSAIDDGTEVAITMGV from the coding sequence ATGAGTAATACACCCGCGCCGTATACCCCGCAGCCAGCGGGGCAGCAGCTAGAACCGTTATATCCCAAGTTCACGCGCTCCCGTGAGGGACGCGTGGTGGCCGGCGTGGCCTCCGGACTGGCGCAGCACCTGGGTGTGTCACTGTTCTGGGTCCGGGCGGTGCTGATCATCTCCTCCCTTCTCAACGGTGTGGGGTTGGTGGCCTACGCACTGGTGTGGATATTCACTAAGATCGGGGAGAAGAAGAGGGAGGCGTCGATAAGCACCCCGCGCCCCGCGCGGATCACGTCCTGGTCGCTGGTTGCGCTCGCCATTGTCGGCGCCGGTGCCTCGCTCACGCTCACCACCGGTTTTGGCTTGGCGACGTTCATTCCAATCGCCATCGTGGGCATCGGTGTGTTGATGGTGTGGATCGCCTACGACAGGGGGCTGGAGTCCAACACCAATATCGCCATCATTGCCGCAGGCGGGGTGCTGGTGCTCTCCGCGATCGTGGTGGTGGTGATGAACTGGGACGGACAGGCGAATTTCGTTGCGTCCCTGGCCACCGTGGTTCTCACCCTGCTCGGTGTGGCAGCTCTGGGCGTGCCACTGTGGGTTCGTCTGTGGGATCAGCTGGGGGAGGAACGCGCGCAGAAAGCGGCCGCCGATGAACGCGCCGATATCGCCTCGCGCCTGCATGATTCCGTGCTGCAGACCTTGGCGCTGATCCAGAAGCGCGCAGAGGACCCCGGGGAGGTGATGCGTCTTGCGCGTGGTCAGGAACGTGAGCTGCGGCAGTGGTTGTTTGACTCGCAGGATAAAACCCCGCAGACCACCGGTACTGTCTTCACCGCCCTGGAACGGGCATGTGGTGAGGTGGAGGATCTCTACGGACTGCGTATCGTGCCGGTGACCGTGGGTACTGATGAACCACTGACCGATGAAACCCACGCCGCGGTGCTGGCAGCGAGGGAAGCGTTGGTGAATGTGGCCAAACACGCCGGTGTGGATACCGCAGATGTGTATGCGGAGATCATGCTCGGTGAGCTGAGTATTTTTGTGCGCGACCGCGGGTGCGGATTTGATCCGGACAATATTCCCGACGGACACCATGGTCTGGCGGAATCAGTGCATGGCCGCGTTGAACGCGCCGGGGGGACGGTCCGGATTAAATCCGCGATCGATGACGGCACTGAGGTTGCCATCACGATGGGGGTGTGA
- a CDS encoding UTP--glucose-1-phosphate uridylyltransferase, with product MVKANHTPTSGLRTVVVPAAGLGTRFLPATKTVPKELLPVVDTPGIELVAEEAAEAGAQRLAVITAPSKDGILAHFGDFTELQEHLAEKGKTTEALKVSRAADIITVQGVVQDKPLGLGHAVGLAENALDDDEDIFAVMLPDDLVLPIGVTSQMLKVQRQFGGTVLCAMDVALEEVSKYGVFDIADVEGQPTVKQVKGMVEKPSIEEAPSTFVATGRYLFDRHIFDALRRITPGKGGELQLTDAIDLLIQEGHPVHILIHSGQRHDLGNPGGYIVACIELGMEHPVYGETVRNAIAKAAATLNTV from the coding sequence ATGGTTAAAGCGAATCACACCCCCACCAGCGGTCTGCGTACCGTTGTTGTCCCTGCTGCTGGTCTTGGCACCAGGTTCCTTCCAGCCACCAAGACGGTGCCCAAGGAGCTACTTCCAGTCGTGGACACCCCCGGCATTGAGCTCGTTGCGGAAGAAGCCGCCGAGGCCGGTGCCCAGAGACTGGCTGTGATCACGGCGCCGTCCAAAGATGGAATTCTCGCCCACTTCGGTGATTTCACCGAACTGCAGGAACACCTCGCGGAAAAAGGAAAAACCACGGAAGCCCTCAAGGTTTCCCGCGCAGCGGACATCATCACCGTTCAGGGAGTGGTCCAGGACAAGCCACTGGGCCTCGGCCATGCAGTGGGTCTCGCCGAGAATGCTCTCGATGACGATGAAGATATCTTCGCCGTGATGCTCCCCGATGATCTGGTCCTCCCGATCGGTGTCACCTCCCAGATGCTCAAGGTCCAGCGGCAGTTCGGCGGAACCGTGCTGTGTGCGATGGATGTGGCACTGGAAGAGGTTTCCAAATACGGTGTCTTCGATATCGCTGATGTTGAGGGCCAACCCACCGTCAAACAGGTCAAGGGCATGGTGGAAAAGCCCTCCATCGAAGAGGCACCCTCCACATTCGTGGCCACGGGCCGTTACCTCTTCGACCGCCACATCTTTGATGCCCTGCGTCGCATCACACCGGGAAAGGGCGGGGAGCTCCAGCTCACCGATGCTATTGACCTGCTCATACAGGAAGGCCACCCGGTCCATATCCTGATCCACTCTGGTCAGCGCCATGATCTGGGGAACCCAGGCGGTTATATCGTCGCCTGCATTGAACTCGGCATGGAGCACCCTGTCTACGGTGAGACCGTGCGCAACGCAATCGCGAAGGCCGCGGCAACGCTCAACACCGTCTAA
- a CDS encoding CAP domain-containing protein — protein sequence MKIRSLFISVATAITTAVALTTSLAAPVGAAPSTSLNVELGPGVEIGTTVNLAQTEVQSVSLPYLRQVRADMYDRNVPFNGRSLREAVASKGLTRDDYVNGLQWSGDMERIAVQRAVEEKYSGRITHDRANDTSPFTAFVPGGSQSYAENLCQGHATVEACLKSLTYGEERYLRRSNGISNNDSGHLYNVLNPSNSHVGVGAVDRFYVTHHSSAPSSTQPLSDGYTPLSLAVPEEDITRHFSLTPSRSRLAPGESTDVIMHNGQGFDLPGTLESSDNSIATAVGTTVTALDLGKTTIRFLSDHEYFSDSTSITVAERAAASGPDASSGSSADSNPLLVIIAVILATVGISAGLLGLDALP from the coding sequence GTGAAGATCCGATCCTTGTTCATATCTGTAGCCACGGCCATCACCACCGCAGTGGCCCTCACCACGAGTCTCGCTGCCCCGGTGGGGGCAGCACCGTCGACAAGCCTCAATGTGGAGTTGGGGCCGGGTGTGGAGATCGGCACCACCGTGAACCTGGCTCAGACTGAGGTTCAGAGTGTGTCACTGCCCTATCTGCGTCAGGTTCGTGCAGATATGTATGACAGGAATGTGCCCTTCAACGGCAGATCACTTCGGGAGGCTGTCGCTTCAAAGGGGTTGACCCGGGATGATTACGTCAATGGTCTCCAGTGGAGTGGGGATATGGAGCGGATCGCGGTGCAGCGGGCTGTGGAGGAGAAATACTCCGGGCGCATCACCCATGATCGTGCCAATGACACCAGCCCCTTCACTGCCTTTGTGCCAGGTGGATCGCAGTCCTATGCAGAAAACCTCTGTCAGGGACATGCCACGGTGGAAGCCTGCCTCAAATCTTTGACCTATGGGGAGGAGCGTTATCTGCGACGTTCCAACGGCATATCCAACAATGATTCAGGTCATCTCTATAACGTGCTCAATCCCAGCAACTCGCACGTGGGCGTCGGGGCGGTGGATCGGTTCTACGTCACCCACCACTCCTCTGCGCCTTCATCTACCCAACCTCTGTCTGATGGTTACACTCCCCTCAGCCTCGCTGTGCCGGAAGAAGACATCACCCGCCATTTCTCTCTCACACCTTCACGTTCCAGGTTGGCACCGGGTGAATCAACTGATGTGATCATGCATAATGGCCAGGGTTTCGATCTCCCCGGGACCCTTGAATCCAGTGATAACAGCATTGCCACCGCGGTGGGCACCACTGTCACCGCCCTTGATCTTGGTAAAACCACCATCAGGTTCCTGAGTGATCATGAATATTTCTCCGACTCCACCTCCATCACCGTGGCAGAACGCGCTGCAGCCTCAGGGCCTGATGCAAGCTCAGGTTCCAGTGCTGATTCCAATCCCCTCCTGGTCATCATCGCTGTCATTCTGGCAACTGTCGGTATCAGCGCGGGACTACTCGGCCTTGACGCACTGCCTTAA
- a CDS encoding response regulator, whose product MVQVFLVDDHSVFRSGVKAELGDAVTIVGEAGTVADAATGIAETRPDVVLLDVHMPDGGGLAVIRRVIDAGVETIFLALSVSDAAEDVIAIIRAGARGYVTKSISGEELVEAINRVNSGDAFFSPRLAGFVLDAFAAPDSTAGAGIVDAPEKDAAVEKGAVIDDPIVDALTRRELEVLRLLARGYTYKEIGKELFISVKTVETHASNILRKTQQSNRHALTRWAHSRDLD is encoded by the coding sequence ATGGTTCAAGTGTTTCTGGTTGATGATCACTCAGTATTCCGTTCTGGTGTCAAGGCGGAGCTGGGTGATGCAGTCACCATCGTCGGTGAAGCCGGCACCGTGGCTGATGCCGCCACCGGGATTGCAGAGACACGACCGGACGTGGTGTTGCTTGATGTCCACATGCCCGACGGTGGCGGCCTGGCTGTGATCCGGCGGGTCATTGATGCCGGGGTGGAGACCATCTTCCTGGCGTTGAGCGTCTCCGACGCGGCAGAGGATGTCATCGCGATCATCCGGGCAGGGGCCCGTGGTTATGTGACCAAGTCCATCTCCGGCGAGGAGCTGGTGGAGGCCATCAACCGGGTGAACTCCGGTGACGCCTTCTTCTCACCACGACTTGCCGGTTTTGTGCTGGATGCCTTCGCGGCACCGGATTCCACCGCGGGAGCAGGAATCGTAGACGCACCCGAGAAGGACGCCGCGGTGGAGAAGGGTGCTGTGATCGATGATCCCATAGTGGATGCGCTGACCCGCCGTGAACTGGAGGTTCTCCGTCTATTGGCGAGGGGGTACACCTACAAGGAGATCGGCAAGGAACTGTTTATCTCGGTGAAGACGGTGGAGACCCATGCCTCCAATATTCTGCGCAAGACCCAGCAGTCCAACCGCCACGCACTGACCCGTTGGGCGCACTCGAGAGATCTGGATTAA